One Hippoglossus stenolepis isolate QCI-W04-F060 chromosome 9, HSTE1.2, whole genome shotgun sequence genomic region harbors:
- the fxn gene encoding frataxin, mitochondrial, producing MLLFTKVPCISSRMCQRANTQLNVLTTQRIGSSCNQVRRLLYLPKIGPLTKHVLPGRAPFCPPLNKWVESRVDGHRWRKSVHLTLPRLEKSAPVQISELSEAAYEKLAEETLGALTDYFEDLTEEAFTGADYDVVFSSGVLTVKLGGDHGTYVINKQTPNRQIWLSSPTSGPKRYDWTGEHWVYIRDGIRLHQLLSKEFSIIFRKNMDLSDLLYS from the exons ATGCTTTTGTTCACTAAAGTTCCTTGTATTTCTTCACGTATGTGTCAACGTGCAAATACACAGCTCAACGTATTGACAACGCAGAGAATCGGGAGCTCCTGTAACCAG GTGAGGAGGCTTTTATACCTCCCGAAAATTGGTCCACTTACCAAACATGTGCTGCCAGGCCGCGCTCCTTTCTGCCCCCCTCTGAATAAA TGGGTTGAGAGCAGAGTTGATGGTCATAGATGGAGGAAAAGCGTCCATCTGACACTACCACGGCTGGAGAAATCGGCCCCTGTGCAGATTAG TGAGCTTTCAGAAGCAGCATATGAGAAACTGGCAGAGGAGACTTTGGGAGCTCTGACTGATTACTTTGAAGACCTGACGGAAGAAGCTTTCACTGGAGCTGATTATGATGTTGTCTTCTCT AGTGGTGTTTTGACAGTGAAGTTAGGTGGGGACCATGGGACCTACgtcatcaacaaacaaacaccaaacagaCAGATCTGGCTTTCTTCCCCCACCAG TGGACCAAAGCGCTATGACTGGACAGGTGAACACTGGGTGTACATTCGCGATGGTATTAGGCTCCACCAACTACTTTCCAAAGAGTTTTCCATCATCTTCAGAAAAAATATGGACCTCTCTGACCTGCTTTATTCCTGA